A stretch of the Leopardus geoffroyi isolate Oge1 chromosome B2, O.geoffroyi_Oge1_pat1.0, whole genome shotgun sequence genome encodes the following:
- the SLC17A4 gene encoding probable small intestine urate exporter isoform X3 — MFPVMAISTWLKHKPPGKAPTYDWSPDMQGIILSSLNYGSFLAPIPIGYMSGIYGAKYLIGVGLFLSSVLTFFIPLAADARAAFLVVIRIVQGIVQGMVLTSQHTIWVKWAPPLEKSQLINIAISGQLLGSFIIFLIGGFLCQTIGWPYIFYIFGGIGCACSFLWFPLFYDDPINHPFISTGEKEYIVRSLAQQDSSPAWSLPIKAMVRSLPLWAILIFHFTEFWSFYIFLDYTPTYFSTILQANLRDSGILTSLLLVAAFICTIFGGLLADFLLSRKLLRLTSIRKLFTAIGVLVPSAALVSLHWTRSSLSATMALLALSFTTTTFCQVHWLSQRTIRSLCSRVGSHFFHSCWIYNESGFRVWLEKCLLDFSFCERIRPGLLPDLRASRGPGLGHRADTHSFLSKPDTRDPNAQPFIVCPRGHSLLSTCLTG, encoded by the exons ATGTTTCCAGTGATGGCAATTTCAACATGGCTCAAGCACAAACCTCCAGGAAAG GCCCCTACGTATGACTGGAGTCCTGACATGCAGGGGATCATTCTCAGCTCTCTCAACTATGGCTCCTTCTTGGCTCCAATCCCTATTGGCTACATGTCTGGAATATATGGAGCGAAGTACTTGATTGGTGTTGGTCTGTTTCTTTCCTCGGTCTTGACCTTCTTCATCCCATTGGCAGCTGATGCTAGAGCGGCCTTCCTCGTTGTCATTCGGATAGTTCAGGGCATAGTCCAG ggtaTGGTATTAACAAGTCAGCATACAATTTGGGTCAAGTGGGCTCCCCCACTGGAAAAGAGTCAGCTCATCAACATTGCCATATCAG GGCAACTGCTGGGATCCTTCATCATTTTCCTCATCGGTGGTTTCCTCTGCCAGACCATAGGGTGGCCTTATATCTTCTATATCTTTG GTGGAATTGGCTGTGCCTGTTCTTTTCTctggtttcctcttttttatgACGACCCCATAAATCATCCGTTTATCAGCACTGGTGAGAAGGAATACATCGTGCGTTCACTGGCTCAGCAG GACTCTTCACCAGCCTGGTCTCTGCCCATTAAGGCTATGGTCAGATCCCTACCACTTTGGGccattttaatctttcatttcactgaattctggagtttttatatttttctggacTACACACCAACATACTTCAGCACCATACTTCAAGCTAACCTCAGAGAC AGTGGGATCCTCACGTCCCTGCTGTTGGTGGCTGCCTTTATCTGCACTATCTTCGGAGGTCTATTGGCAGATTTCCTTCTCTCCAGAAAACTCCTCCGACTCACGAGCATCAGGAAACTGTTCACCGCCATAG GGGTTCTCGTCCCATCTGCAGCCCTCGTGTCCCTGCACTGGACCAGATCCAGCCTGAGCGCCACCATGGCCTTGTTGGCACTGTCTTTCACCACCACCACTTTCTGCCAA GTACACTGGCTTTCTCAAAGGACTATCAGAAGTCTTTGCTCACGCGTCGGGAGCCATTTCTTCCACTCTTGCTGGATTTATAATGAGTCAG GATTCCGAGTTTGGCTGGAGAAATgtcttcttgatttcagcttctgTGAACGTATCAGGCCTGGTCTTCTACCTGATCTTCGGGCAAGCAGAGGTCCGGGACTGGGCCACAGAGCAGACACTCACTCATTTCTGAGCAAACCGGACACCCGAGATCCTAATGCTCAGCCATTCATTGTTTGCCCTCGTGGGCATTCCCTCTTAAGCACCTGCTTGACTGGTTAG
- the SLC17A4 gene encoding probable small intestine urate exporter isoform X1 — protein sequence MSTRAEAEAMGHVSSDGNFNMAQAQTSRKGFCSVRHGLALIVHLCNFSIFTQRMNLSIAIPAMVNNTALAGPSNTSTERPPTASQDSWSETLKEFKPVAPTYDWSPDMQGIILSSLNYGSFLAPIPIGYMSGIYGAKYLIGVGLFLSSVLTFFIPLAADARAAFLVVIRIVQGIVQGMVLTSQHTIWVKWAPPLEKSQLINIAISGQLLGSFIIFLIGGFLCQTIGWPYIFYIFGGIGCACSFLWFPLFYDDPINHPFISTGEKEYIVRSLAQQDSSPAWSLPIKAMVRSLPLWAILIFHFTEFWSFYIFLDYTPTYFSTILQANLRDSGILTSLLLVAAFICTIFGGLLADFLLSRKLLRLTSIRKLFTAIGVLVPSAALVSLHWTRSSLSATMALLALSFTTTTFCQVHWLSQRTIRSLCSRVGSHFFHSCWIYNESGFRVWLEKCLLDFSFCERIRPGLLPDLRASRGPGLGHRADTHSFLSKPDTRDPNAQPFIVCPRGHSLLSTCLTG from the exons ATGTCTACCAGAGCAGAAGCTGAGGCAATGGGACATGTTTCCAGTGATGGCAATTTCAACATGGCTCAAGCACAAACCTCCAGGAAAG GCTTTTGTTCAGTCCGACACGGGCTGGCCCTCATCGTGCATCTCTGCAATTTTTCGATTTTCACCCAACGAATGAACCTGAGCATAGCCATCCCAGCTATGGTGAACAACACAGCCCTGGCTGGCCCATCCAACACCTCCACAGAGAGGCCTCCCACCGCCTCCCAGGACAGCTGGAGTGAAACTCTAAAAGAATTTAAGCCAGTG GCCCCTACGTATGACTGGAGTCCTGACATGCAGGGGATCATTCTCAGCTCTCTCAACTATGGCTCCTTCTTGGCTCCAATCCCTATTGGCTACATGTCTGGAATATATGGAGCGAAGTACTTGATTGGTGTTGGTCTGTTTCTTTCCTCGGTCTTGACCTTCTTCATCCCATTGGCAGCTGATGCTAGAGCGGCCTTCCTCGTTGTCATTCGGATAGTTCAGGGCATAGTCCAG ggtaTGGTATTAACAAGTCAGCATACAATTTGGGTCAAGTGGGCTCCCCCACTGGAAAAGAGTCAGCTCATCAACATTGCCATATCAG GGCAACTGCTGGGATCCTTCATCATTTTCCTCATCGGTGGTTTCCTCTGCCAGACCATAGGGTGGCCTTATATCTTCTATATCTTTG GTGGAATTGGCTGTGCCTGTTCTTTTCTctggtttcctcttttttatgACGACCCCATAAATCATCCGTTTATCAGCACTGGTGAGAAGGAATACATCGTGCGTTCACTGGCTCAGCAG GACTCTTCACCAGCCTGGTCTCTGCCCATTAAGGCTATGGTCAGATCCCTACCACTTTGGGccattttaatctttcatttcactgaattctggagtttttatatttttctggacTACACACCAACATACTTCAGCACCATACTTCAAGCTAACCTCAGAGAC AGTGGGATCCTCACGTCCCTGCTGTTGGTGGCTGCCTTTATCTGCACTATCTTCGGAGGTCTATTGGCAGATTTCCTTCTCTCCAGAAAACTCCTCCGACTCACGAGCATCAGGAAACTGTTCACCGCCATAG GGGTTCTCGTCCCATCTGCAGCCCTCGTGTCCCTGCACTGGACCAGATCCAGCCTGAGCGCCACCATGGCCTTGTTGGCACTGTCTTTCACCACCACCACTTTCTGCCAA GTACACTGGCTTTCTCAAAGGACTATCAGAAGTCTTTGCTCACGCGTCGGGAGCCATTTCTTCCACTCTTGCTGGATTTATAATGAGTCAG GATTCCGAGTTTGGCTGGAGAAATgtcttcttgatttcagcttctgTGAACGTATCAGGCCTGGTCTTCTACCTGATCTTCGGGCAAGCAGAGGTCCGGGACTGGGCCACAGAGCAGACACTCACTCATTTCTGAGCAAACCGGACACCCGAGATCCTAATGCTCAGCCATTCATTGTTTGCCCTCGTGGGCATTCCCTCTTAAGCACCTGCTTGACTGGTTAG
- the SLC17A4 gene encoding probable small intestine urate exporter isoform X2, protein MSTRAEAEAMGHVSSDGNFNMAQAQTSRKGFCSVRHGLALIVHLCNFSIFTQRMNLSIAIPAMVNNTALAGPSNTSTERPPTASQDSWSETLKEFKPVAPTYDWSPDMQGIILSSLNYGSFLAPIPIGYMSGIYGAKYLIGVGLFLSSVLTFFIPLAADARAAFLVVIRIVQGIVQGMVLTSQHTIWVKWAPPLEKSQLINIAISGQLLGSFIIFLIGGFLCQTIGWPYIFYIFGGIGCACSFLWFPLFYDDPINHPFISTGEKEYIVRSLAQQDSSPAWSLPIKAMVRSLPLWAILIFHFTEFWSFYIFLDYTPTYFSTILQANLRDSGILTSLLLVAAFICTIFGGLLADFLLSRKLLRLTSIRKLFTAIGVLVPSAALVSLHWTRSSLSATMALLALSFTTTTFCQVGALVNILDIAPRYTGFLKGLSEVFAHASGAISSTLAGFIMSQDSEFGWRNVFLISASVNVSGLVFYLIFGQAEVRDWATEQTLTHF, encoded by the exons ATGTCTACCAGAGCAGAAGCTGAGGCAATGGGACATGTTTCCAGTGATGGCAATTTCAACATGGCTCAAGCACAAACCTCCAGGAAAG GCTTTTGTTCAGTCCGACACGGGCTGGCCCTCATCGTGCATCTCTGCAATTTTTCGATTTTCACCCAACGAATGAACCTGAGCATAGCCATCCCAGCTATGGTGAACAACACAGCCCTGGCTGGCCCATCCAACACCTCCACAGAGAGGCCTCCCACCGCCTCCCAGGACAGCTGGAGTGAAACTCTAAAAGAATTTAAGCCAGTG GCCCCTACGTATGACTGGAGTCCTGACATGCAGGGGATCATTCTCAGCTCTCTCAACTATGGCTCCTTCTTGGCTCCAATCCCTATTGGCTACATGTCTGGAATATATGGAGCGAAGTACTTGATTGGTGTTGGTCTGTTTCTTTCCTCGGTCTTGACCTTCTTCATCCCATTGGCAGCTGATGCTAGAGCGGCCTTCCTCGTTGTCATTCGGATAGTTCAGGGCATAGTCCAG ggtaTGGTATTAACAAGTCAGCATACAATTTGGGTCAAGTGGGCTCCCCCACTGGAAAAGAGTCAGCTCATCAACATTGCCATATCAG GGCAACTGCTGGGATCCTTCATCATTTTCCTCATCGGTGGTTTCCTCTGCCAGACCATAGGGTGGCCTTATATCTTCTATATCTTTG GTGGAATTGGCTGTGCCTGTTCTTTTCTctggtttcctcttttttatgACGACCCCATAAATCATCCGTTTATCAGCACTGGTGAGAAGGAATACATCGTGCGTTCACTGGCTCAGCAG GACTCTTCACCAGCCTGGTCTCTGCCCATTAAGGCTATGGTCAGATCCCTACCACTTTGGGccattttaatctttcatttcactgaattctggagtttttatatttttctggacTACACACCAACATACTTCAGCACCATACTTCAAGCTAACCTCAGAGAC AGTGGGATCCTCACGTCCCTGCTGTTGGTGGCTGCCTTTATCTGCACTATCTTCGGAGGTCTATTGGCAGATTTCCTTCTCTCCAGAAAACTCCTCCGACTCACGAGCATCAGGAAACTGTTCACCGCCATAG GGGTTCTCGTCCCATCTGCAGCCCTCGTGTCCCTGCACTGGACCAGATCCAGCCTGAGCGCCACCATGGCCTTGTTGGCACTGTCTTTCACCACCACCACTTTCTGCCAAGTAGGCGCTTTGGTTAACATCTTGGACATCGCTCCTCG GTACACTGGCTTTCTCAAAGGACTATCAGAAGTCTTTGCTCACGCGTCGGGAGCCATTTCTTCCACTCTTGCTGGATTTATAATGAGTCAG GATTCCGAGTTTGGCTGGAGAAATgtcttcttgatttcagcttctgTGAACGTATCAGGCCTGGTCTTCTACCTGATCTTCGGGCAAGCAGAGGTCCGGGACTGGGCCACAGAGCAGACACTCACTCATTTCTGA